A genomic segment from Daphnia carinata strain CSIRO-1 chromosome 1, CSIRO_AGI_Dcar_HiC_V3, whole genome shotgun sequence encodes:
- the LOC130696851 gene encoding nuclear pore complex protein Nup205-like yields MWTKSKDLHNVVENTIGNQQCNDLENLEKVLKDHRSDFSALLKQPAKNLDDRNLLLKSVKEPVLFPGRKTTASLEQSFVDEALIISDMFNLNENISVGLLHTAEQQMHYYPDLTRGLVSVLLYYDARHAIVSSLKTLIQARKGVSWAVDTSEQVVNLVTKYTDKLVEKGLVDQIIVLLGQLSLEKEINLLHENRALGGPKHRRQVQDFFTQIRQSLADIIFYLAAQNGLTKEDTLLLVNYLASIEQIDNVNVTLLIALLYAVDISAVVRTEESEDVVRLLPITSDSGFVATLQKRLTEPLQWKNAGLQASAQLAWAVTLATFRSLSSGLCAPIQSQVDEDEAILDIALDGKALNFLSHLLQTKNHIYKEEFYLRRLHALVTDLIVQMPLKIKDLRNKADEVARNIFVYQQEGLEPPPNLPLHFQWLLNFIAVLYGEDPLDLELCLEFWSSDMANAGVNYRISQRQMALYKFIRLAGDLLPPSLYISYASMLCGLANGKRAAHQAFTLLKQNSSGGQSNLISWEHFFSSLHRYFNSLRQESLPVPDTIYRHKPLTKGITPQEVQGLQVVLKLMRIILHHDPIARISLAENPTWIPLVVMIGLLGCAVPLSLKGEIMEVLAAFAQSPDIVYTLWSSIETAQILSTTSVVSANVKGIQTELEDVESRAEEYPLTRAFLKLLDVMTDVPIPSNLGTGHRTPGFDPYLFYVKDSVFLRFTGRAYRNETEKWQIGNACVKLFLKLLSNYEPSVEDFQDSYIELPSGGNAIRSKPPGYHLLVHCLHDSNFLRLLLHVVDEGCRVLDLYSPTPGIEELETLTLNVLLILKRVLQLQEEFVELIRRLGSGLRVVTLDSLLLGINSRTGKPDHMVNIGKLVTLNQHLPQHALAALHIIRRVAANPSTQNQLLALYTKTAALTTAIRHGFVEALEMEDPNDSPTVPVDQDGETSYAGQGCRLVVLHLLSEGVNLPHPSFAHFLLGFSIQAPLSKTILQQPGIHDQPRTCLHALLGILEKNILPEGHSSGANLRATELAYKLLYQLCSHPVVSDIMLRFLRSSNFLGRQVAALPFAPGNFGWSQLSQMSWLLKSVAVEVKIASDKGLQSHVSRLASLFLYEVDETAESVTVGDITDRSLLSGMSFLGNQDQLVMRSRPKIAVLLDAVNLEECELTPPTMEFFDPGAIEALVKQCEIVSEEDVQLTKISLLQNRLRSELANLTNVALGQRQLIVQEVQNILSFVVQRNNIRLELSARRSYLEGWRQVLECLLATGSLNDLSYTQQWNILTQITQDIFTKCLTTDNSLPDLVHYLSGVMVILLAGLRACALEGVKEPASSSNATQVPSDYVRCLDGTILRTQSARSMATSRGGPTSSATINVIQRQLVDWILRASGSAHRVRTNLYSALLNSLRISNHTAEFYKLAPTSLLQTLVRDCSSGHDVQRMLALSLLDQLAAADNQGPIATFLSSQGYLKHMVNSLLQLDAGLVGALEMQPNMDGLRTLYVYESQMGLLTRLASSQKGALVLLESGIFQRLSEMSVFSQRPEVTSGTTENAPFIPDTAHRFHQILFPALQLSNTMLTALGSRHRTGSSEVIHFLLSHSDTVSAILRNRNLAPVSSQLEETALLTAVISRAAGWNAVYEESPAAMEVRGQLSRLEQVTLNLLPVYILGENILAEFGLVSSKVCLQVAGNILKLARSLTTQNRAIFAPSFDRPSKSCLSLGILTKTLVSSSALLISAQEKSEICRRRLDSIQDLTTQQLMELLPADTDEKLPAHVRRMIGAKMLEQELKNWEELLELCSLVLESATWLLWHHMEHYFQHKKSLAFGGSSSILSQDDLSRLKKEAPTHLNAILFKKMNECEQVYLHKKGRHGFVQALLRRVKRLLSV; encoded by the exons ATGTGGACAAAGTCGAAAGACCTCCACAATGTGGTTGAAAATACAATCGGTAATCAACAATGTAACGACCTGGAGAACCTGGAGAAGGTTTTGAAAGATCACCGTTCAGATTTTTCTGCCCTTCTTAAACAGCCA GCCAAAAATCTTGATGACAGAAATCTTCTTCTGAAATCCGTTAAAGAGCCTGTCCTTTTTCCTGGAAGGAAAACAACTGCTTCACTTGAACAGTCATTTGTTGATGAGGCACTTATAATTTCAGATATGTTTaatttaaacgaaaacatCTCAGTTGGGCTCCTACATACTGCAGAACAACAAATGCACTACTACCCAGATCTAACCAGGGGTTTAGTTTCAGTGCTTTTATACTACGATGCTAGACATGCAATTGTAAGCTCACTGAAAACCCTCATACAAGCAAGGAAAGGTGTTTCTTGGGCAGTAGACACCAGCGAACAAGTTGTCAACTTAGTCACAAAGTACACAGATAAGTTGGTGGAGAAAGGCCTGGTTGATCAAATTATAGTCCTATTAGGACAGCTCAGTCttgaaaaggaaatcaatTTACTGCATGAAAATCGAGCTCTGGGTGGTCCAAAACATAGGAG ACAAGTTCAAGATTTCTTCACTCAAATAAGGCAATCATTAGCTGACATCATATTTTATTTAGCTGCCCAAAATGGATTGACCAAAGAAGATACATTGTTGCTAGTAAATTATCTAGCTTCGATTGAGCAAATCGACAACGTCAACGTCACGCTTCTTATAGCGCTTTTATACGCTGTTGATATCAGCGCTGTTGTGAGAACGGAAGAAAGTGAAGACGTCGTACGCTTACTACCGATCACTTCGGATAGTGGATTTGTTGCCACCCTTCAAAAACGTTTAACAGAACCATTGCAATGGAAGAATGCTGGTCTTCAGGCTTCAGCTCAACTTGCCTGGGCAGTTACCTTGGCCACATTTCGCTCGCTTTCCTCTGGACTTTGCGCTCCAATTCAGTCGCAAGTTGACGAAGATGAGGCTATTCTTGACATTGCCCTAGACGGAAAGGCATTGAACTTCTTGAGCCATTtattgcaaacaaaaaatcatatTTACAAAGAAGAATTTTATCTACGTCGCTTACATGCACTCGTAACGGATTTGATCGTTCAAATGCCACTGAAAATCAAAGATCTCCGCAACAAGGCTGATGAAGTTGCCAGAAACATCTTTGTCTATCAGCAGGAGGGCCTCGAGCCGCCACCAAACTTGCCGTTACATTTTCAGTGGTTACTTAACTTCATAGCTGTACTCTATGGCGAGGATCCTCTGGACCTAGAACTTTGTCTTGAATTTTGGTCCAGCGACATGGCTAATGCTGGAGTAAATTATAG GATCTCCCAACGTCAAATGGCCCTCTATAAGTTTATAAGATTGGCCGGCGATTTGTTACCTCCATCGCTCTACATCTCTTACGCCAGCATGCTCTGTGGACTAGCCAATGGGAAGAGAGCAGCCCATCAAGCCTTCACGCTGCTAAAACAGAACAGCAGTGGTGGCCAAAGCAACCTTATATCCTGGGAACATTTTTTCTCGTCACTTCATAGATACTTCAATAGTTTGCGCCAAGAATCACTACCAGTACCCGATACCATCTATCGCCATAAGCCACTAACAAAAGGCATTACGCCACAGGAGGTCCAGGGTTTGCAGGTGGTTTTAAAGTTAATGAGAATCATTCTACACCACGATCCCATTGCTAGGATATCTTTGGCTGAAAACCCAACCTGGATACCGTTGGTGGTAATGATCGGTCTGTTGG GTTGTGCTGTGCCATTGAGCTTAAAGGGAGAAATCATGGAAGTACTAGCAGCATTTGCACAGTCGCCTGATATCGTCTACACTCTATGGAGTAGCATCGAGACAGCACAAATTTTGTCGACAACCAGCGTTGTTTCAGCAAATGTCAAAG GTATTCAGACGGAATTGGAAGACGTGGAATCTCGAGCTGAAGAGTATCCACTGACGAGAGCCTTCCTAAAATTACTGGATGTGATGACTGATGTTCCCATTCCATCCAATTTGGGAACGGGGCATCGAACCCCTGGGTTCGATCCATACCTATTCTACGTTAAAGATTCCGTTTTCCTCAGATTCACTGGTAGGGCATATCgcaatgaaacagaaaaatggcaG atcgGGAATGCCTGTGTCAAGCTTTTTCTGAAGCTACTTTCGAATTATGAACCTAGCGTGGAAGATTTTCAAGACTCCTACATCGAACTACCGTCTG GTGGGAATGCCATTCGATCTAAACCACCGGGCTATCATctgctggtgcattgcctgCATGACTCCAATTTTCTGCGTCTTTTGCTTCATGTGGTAGATGAAGGTTGTCGCGTTTTAGATCTTTACTCACCCACACCAGGAATAGAAGAGTTGGAAACACTTACTCTCAatgttcttttaattttaaaacgtGTGCTGCAACTTCAG GAAGAGTTTGTGGAACTGATTCGTCGACTGGGTTCTGGACTAAGAGTAGTTACATTGGACAGCCTGCTTTTGGGTATCAACAGCCGTACTGGCAAACCGGACCATATGGTCAATATTGGAAAGCTAGTGACTTTGAATCAACATCTTCCTCAACATGCATTGGCCGCCTTACACATAATTCGAAGAGTTGCCGCAAATCCATCAACCCAAAATCAACTTCTTGCTCTGTACACGAAAACTGCTGCCTTAACCACAG CTATTCGTCACGGATTCGTTGAAGCTTTAGAAATGGAAGACCCCAACGATTCGCCAACGGTTCCCGTAGACCAAGACGGCGAAACTTCGTACGCTGGACAGGGATGTCGACTCGttgttcttcatcttcttAGTGAAGGAGTCAATTTACCCCATCCAAGTTTTGCTCATTTCCTGCTTGGGTTTAGCATTCAAGCTCCTTTAAGCAA AACCATTCTGCAACAACCTGGAATCCATGATCAACCTCGGACGTGCCTGCATGCTCTACTTGGCATATTGGAAAAGAACATTCTCCCAGAAGGCCACAGCTCGGGTGCCAATCTCAGGGCAACTGAATTGGCCTATAAGCTTCTCTATCAGCTCTGTTCACATCCAGTTGTATCTGATATTATGTTAAGATTCCTGCGCTCGTCCAACTTCCTCGGTCGGCAGGTTGCTGCATTGCCTTTTGCACCCGGCAATTTTGGATGGTCGCAGCTATCACAAATGAGCTGGCTACTTAAATCTGTTGCTGTTGAAGTGAAAATTGCCTCGGACAAAGGCCTTCAGTCTCACGTTTCGCGTCTAGCCTCACTCTTTCTGTACGAAGTGGACGAAACAGCCGAGTCAGTCACTGTGGGAGATATCACTGACAGATCATTGTTGAGTGGCATGTCCTTTCTTGGCAACCAGGATCAATTGGTCATGCGATCGAGACCAAAAATTGCTGTCCTTTTGGATGCTGTCAACCTAGAA gaGTGCGAACTGACACCTCCTACAATGGAATTCTTTGATCCGGGTGCCATCGAAGCATTGGTCAAGCAGTGTGAAATCGTGAGTGAAGAGGATGTTCAGTTAACGAAAATTTCGTTGCTCCAAAATCGGTTACGTAGCGAACTGGCTAACCTTACCAATGTGGCTCTTGGCCAACGCCAATTGATCGTACAAGAAGTTCAGAACATTCTTTCGTTCGTGGTTCAACGGAATAACATAAGGCTAGAACTTTCGGCTCGTCGTTCCTATTTAGAAGGGTGGCGGCAAGTCCTGGAATGTCTTTTGGCAACCGGGTCTCTGAACGATCTTTCATACACCCAGCAATGGAATATCCTGACTCAGATCACTCAAGATATTTTCACCAAATGTTTGACAACAGACAACTCCTTACCCGATTTGGTTCATTACTTATCGGGCGTCATGGTGATCCTGTTGGCAGGATTACGAGCTTGTGCCTTGGAGGGTGTTAAGGAACCCGCATCATCGTCAAACGCAACTCAAGTGCCTTCCGATTACGTAAGGTGTCTTGACGGAACCATTCTACGGACTCAAAGTG CCCGTTCAATGGCAACTTCACGAGGAGGACCAACGTCGTCAGCTACAATAAATGTTATTCAGCGCCAATTGGTGGATTGGATTTTGCGCGCTAGTGGTTCTGCTCATCGCGTCCGAACCAATCTGTACAGCGCTTTGCTAAATAGCTTAAGAATCAGCAATCACACTGCTGAATTCTACAAGTTGGCTCCTACATCATTACTTCAGACTCTTGTCCGTGATTGCAGCAGTGGTCACGATGTACAGCGCATGTTGGCCCTTTCCCTTCTCGATCAGTTGGCTGCTGCTGACAACCAAGGGCCTATTGCTACCTTTTTGTCGTCTCAAGGATACTTGAAACACATG GTAAATTCCCTGCTTCAATTGGATGCTGGATTGGTGGGCGCTTTAGAAATGCAACCCAACATGGACGGCCTGCGTACTTTATATGTTTACGAGTCGCAGATGGGGCTTTTGACTCGATTGGCCAGCAGCCAAAAGGGAGCCCTCGTGCTCTTAGAAAGTGGAATATTCCAACGTCTTTCCGAGATGTCAGTCTTTAGCCAGCGTCCTGAAGTAACCAGCGGGACAACTGAAAATGCACCATTTATCCCAGATACCGCCCATCGATTCCATCAAATCCTTTTCCCTGCTCTTCAGCTTTCCAACACAATGCTTACCGCACTCGGAAGCCGACATCGCACTGGAAGTTCGGAG GTGATACACTTCTTACTCTCCCACAGTGACACAGTGAGTGCGATTTTACGCAATCGGAACTTAGCACCGGTGTCTTCCCAGTTGGAGGAAACGGCATTGCTTACTGCCGTCATTTCACGAGCGGCTGGGTGGAATGCAGTGTATGAAGAATCCCCAGCTGCCATGGAGGTACGCGGACAATTGAGTCGTCTCGAACAAGTGACCCTTAACCTATTGCCGGTTTATATTCTTG GGGAGAACATATTGGCCGAATTTGGTCTTGTATCGAGCAAAGTGTGTTTGCAGGTGGCTGGGAACATTTTAAAACTCGCTCGATCTCTGACCACACAGAATCGCGCCATTTTTGCACCGAGCTTTGATCGTCCTAGTAAATCATGTCTTTCCCTGGGAATCCTTACCAAAACCTTGGTCAGCTCCTCAGCGCTCTTGATCAGTGCACAAGAGAAAAGTGAAATTTGCCGCCGCCGTCTTGATTCGATTCAAGATCTGACGACACAACAGCTAATGGAGCTGTTGCCTGCCGATACCGATGAGAAACTGCCTGCTCATGTCCGTCGAATGATTGGAGCCAAAATGTTAGAACAAGAACTGAAAAACTGGGAAGAACTCCTAGAACTCTGCAGTCTAGTGTTGGAATCTGCCACCTGGCTCTTGTGGCACCATATGGAACACTATTTCCAGCATAAGAAGTCATTGGCTTTCGGTGGATCATCATCGATTTTGAGTCAAGATGATCTTAGTCGATTAAAAAAGGAAGCGCCGACCCATCTTAATGCAATCttgtttaagaaaatgaacgaGTGCGAGCAG GTGTACCTCCACAAAAAAGGCCGTCACGGTTTTGTTCAAGCGCTACTTCGACGAGTAAAACGTTTGCTCAGCGTGTAA